From the Methanobacterium sp. BAmetb5 genome, the window ACGGTTGGTTACGGAGATGTGGTTCCCATCACCTCCTGGGGACGTGTAGTGGGGATAATTGCCATGGTCAGTGCCATAGGTATCTCCAGCCTGTTAACTGCAGCTACAACTTCTTCATTAATGGATAAACTACGTGAAGATCGGGAAAAAATCGTCCAGAAGAGTGTGGAGTACGTGGCAAAAATTGATGACACAGTGAATGATTTAGAATCCCAAATGGCTAAAGAAGAGGATGTTAAAGGAATAAAAACTGAGATAAATGAAATTAAATCGGAAATAACTGAAATTAAGAATATGCTGAGAGAGATTAAAGAATAATTCCTCGGCATTATAAGAAAAATAATAGTAGGAAATATGTTTAAATATTTCCTAAACCTTTTTTTTAATTCTTTTATGGCTTTAATGGTCTTTTTTTATTCAAGGAAAGCAAAGATACCATTGATTACCAGCCAGACACCAATTAAGACTCCCAGGTAAACCGGGTCAAAGGCAAATGTTCCCAGAATAATGTACAGAAGACCCAGTATTATTCCCAGTACACCAGCCCAGGTGGCGTTTTTAAATTCGTTACGGGATACCAGAGATATGATTCCGGCTATTATCATGAATATACCTGCCAGGTACAGTAAGAATCCAGCCAGGAATGCGAATAAAGCTGGGCTGAAAATGAGGCCAATACCCACAATAAGGACTATTATACCCAGGATCAGGTTCATAATCCCCGCCTTTTTACTGACTTCCAACTGGGATCCACCCACAATTAAAAGCCATACCGCAATCATCAATACTACAAATCCGGTCAGCACACTTGCAGCCACAAGACCTGCCAGTGGGAACGCTAAAACAATTAAACCAAGAATTATTGCTAAAATACCCAATACAGTATTTTTCATCAAAACCCTCCATCTCTTTTTAGTTAAATCAATGTTTAACTAGTTATAATCTATCAGCGAACGCATAAATATGTTACTATTTCAAATGAACATTATTACCCCAAAAAACAGGTTTAAATCTCCTATAACTTATTTTTGGAGTTTATAAATGGATTTTATTGTGATTGTTGGAAAATACCAATCAAGGGATTAGTTTCCAGAATCTGCACCAGATTTTTGGGATAATTCAAGGCTAGAATAAATTAACTCCATTCCACGAGCCAGTACCCTATCCCCTGCTTTGGTTATCACCTAGAAAAAGCTTATTAAGTAGTCACACAAGATGAAAGTGTATGGGGCTTGTAACCAACATTAGGGAGGTTTGATTGATATGGCCGAAGGCAAAAATGTAGCATTAGGAATTGTAGCAATAATATTAGGTTTAATAGTGATTGCATTCCCATTGATAAGTGTTTACACGTTCAGTATCCTGGCCGGGCTGGGAGTACTCGCTTTAGGTGTTTGGTTCCTGGTTCAAGGATTTTCAGGATGGAAGGTCAGTAAAGGAACCAGTGTTCTCAACATAATCCTGGGAATTATTGCCATAATAGCAGGAATAGGACTGGTAGGAAGTATAACTGAATTGAGTTTCTTAGCCAGCTTTATACTTTATTTAGCAGGATTCTTCCTATTCATGTCCGGTGTGATAACCCTTTTTACCGGAGAAGGAGGATCAGCCAAGGGAGTAGGTATTTTAGGAATTTTAATGGGTATTATATACATAATTCTCGGATTGTATGCCTGGAATCCCTTCTACCTCGCAATATTAATTGGTATCTGGTTAATAATCAGTGGAATATTTGAAATATTTAAACCAGCAGCAAAGGTTGAAGCTGAAGCTTCAGAATAAAAAAATAACAAGCCTCATCCTCTTTTATTTTCCATAAAGGATCTTCATTAATTTTTATGGATTCCCCATTATTTCGATAAAGAACCTTTTATTTTTTATTAAGAACTTTTTATTTCCCAAAAAAAACATAAAGATTAAACCACCAATGAATATATCTGGAGAAAATAAAATTTCTGAAAAAAAATGGATATTAACTCTCCTAATGGCCGGAAATCAATTTTTAATTATGAGCTGGTTTTAATGGGAATATACGCTTTATCCTGGAAAAATTTACGCCGTAACCGCCTGCGGAATCTATCAACCGTTTTAAGAATTTCCCTGGGAGTCATCATTTTATTGATCCTGGTAAGCTCCGGGCTGGGCATAAGCAGTTTTTTAGAAAAATCAGGACCATCCAGTGGAAAAATAGGAGTGCAATCCAGCACAACCACAGATAACCAGTCCAACCTGGTATCATCGGCAGTTAACTATATAAACTCATTTTTAGGCAGTTCAATCACTGAAAACCAGTTATTCAGCCGTTTAGAAGGATTACTAGTCAACCTGGTTTACCTTTTAGATGGGCTGGCCAGCGTGGCCCTGTTAATTGGAGTTTTAGGCATTATGAACACGATGGGTTTCAACCTTTCCGAGCGTAGAAGAGAGATCGGACTTCTTAAATGCATGGGCTTTACAAAAAGAGAAATTTTCATTAGTTGCACTCTTGAATCCGGCTTATTAGGTTTTATTGGATCCATTATCGGAGTTATTATTGGAACTCTGGGTATCTGGTTAATATCAGTTTTTCTCGCACCGGATCTGTTCAATGTGCTCCCTTTGTGGTTGTTCGTGGGCACCATTGCCATCACCACCCTGCTCAGTCTCATCCTCGGCCTGTACCCCGCATGGTTTACCTCCCAAATAAAAGTAGAGGAGGCTCTTCTCTGTGATTACTGAAAGTATTCTGGCCTTTAACCAGGTGAGTAAAGTCTACCACCGTAAAAACTCCGAGGTAACTGCCCTTAAAGATTTATCTTTTTCACTCCCTCCGGACTCATCCACCCTGGTGACCGGTCCTTCCGGGGCCGGTAAAACATCCCTGATCTAC encodes:
- a CDS encoding DUF308 domain-containing protein, whose amino-acid sequence is MKNTVLGILAIILGLIVLAFPLAGLVAASVLTGFVVLMIAVWLLIVGGSQLEVSKKAGIMNLILGIIVLIVGIGLIFSPALFAFLAGFLLYLAGIFMIIAGIISLVSRNEFKNATWAGVLGIILGLLYIILGTFAFDPVYLGVLIGVWLVINGIFAFLE
- a CDS encoding DUF308 domain-containing protein encodes the protein MAEGKNVALGIVAIILGLIVIAFPLISVYTFSILAGLGVLALGVWFLVQGFSGWKVSKGTSVLNIILGIIAIIAGIGLVGSITELSFLASFILYLAGFFLFMSGVITLFTGEGGSAKGVGILGILMGIIYIILGLYAWNPFYLAILIGIWLIISGIFEIFKPAAKVEAEASE
- a CDS encoding ABC transporter permease → MGIYALSWKNLRRNRLRNLSTVLRISLGVIILLILVSSGLGISSFLEKSGPSSGKIGVQSSTTTDNQSNLVSSAVNYINSFLGSSITENQLFSRLEGLLVNLVYLLDGLASVALLIGVLGIMNTMGFNLSERRREIGLLKCMGFTKREIFISCTLESGLLGFIGSIIGVIIGTLGIWLISVFLAPDLFNVLPLWLFVGTIAITTLLSLILGLYPAWFTSQIKVEEALLCDY